A window of Garra rufa chromosome 16, GarRuf1.0, whole genome shotgun sequence contains these coding sequences:
- the LOC141289042 gene encoding interleukin-17B-like → MWKNLWNKVFMVLMVGNLFMSTDTKLSRREGKPRRRKLESHARRNASSVKISPDPMMTGPESGVMPGAVEIDFDKSIEDMVSQVRNNPNLSINTCVVDRKLWMSNSRSLSPWSYRINHDETRKPVDIPEAVCSCVGCINPFTMQEDRTMTSALIYAKIPVRRLLCHRPTKKPTKQKKCVPRYRTVVESIAVGCTCIVG, encoded by the exons ATGTGGAAAAATTTATGGAATAAG GTGTTCATGGTCCTGATGGTGGGGAACCTGTTCATGTCTACTGACACAAAGTTGTCCCGTAGAGAAGGAAAGCCTCGGAGACGGAAACTGGAGTCTCATGCTCGCCGGAATGCCTCGTCTGTCAAAATCTCCCCGGATCCGATGATGACAGGTCCAGAATCAGGAGTGATGCCCGGTGCTGTTGAAATTGACTTTGACAAGAGTATCGAGGACATGGTGTCTCAGGTCCGAAACAATCCCAACTTATCCATAAACACATGTGTGGTGGATCGCAAACTTTGGATGTCCAACAGTCGCAGCCTCTCTCCCTGGTCCTACAG AATAAACCACGATGAGACCCGTAAACCCGTGGATATCCCGGAGGCCGTGTGTTCGTGTGTGGGCTGCATCAATCCTTTCACCATGCAGGAGGATCGAACCATGACCAGCGCCCTCATCTACGCCAAGATCCCCGTCCGCAGACTCCTGTGCCACCGACCAACCAAGAAACCGACGAAGCAGAAGAAATGCGTTCCCCGTTACAGAACAGTGGTGGAGAGCATCGCCGTGGGTTGCACGTGCATCGTGGGATAG